The Rissa tridactyla isolate bRisTri1 chromosome 6, bRisTri1.patW.cur.20221130, whole genome shotgun sequence genome includes a region encoding these proteins:
- the BMPR1A gene encoding bone morphogenetic protein receptor type-1A — MTRLRVYERFLGAYLLIVLHVQGQNLPSMLHGTGMKANPDQKKQANGVTLAPEDTLPFLKCYCSGHCPDDAINNTCITNGHCFAIIEEDEHGEPTLASGCMKYEGSDFQCKDSPKAQLRRTIECCRTDFCNQDLQPTLPPLDSTDGLFDGSIRWMAVLISMAVCIIVMIILFSCFCYKHYCKSMAKRHCYNRDLEQDEAFIPAGESLKDLIDQSQSSGSGSGLPLLVQRTIAKQIQMVRQVGKGRYGEVWMGKWRGEKVAVKVFFTTEEASWFRETEIYQTVLMRHENILGFIAADIKGTGSWTQLYLITDYHENGSLYDFLKCTTLDNRALLKLAYSAACGLCHLHTEIYGTQGKPAIAHRDLKSKNILIKKNGTCCIADLGLAVKFNSDTNEVDVPLNTRVGTKRYMAPEVLDESLNKNHFQPYIMADIYSFGLIIWEMARRCVTGGIVEEYQLPYYDMVPNDPSYEDMREVVCVKRLRPVVSNRWNSDECLRAILKLMSECWAHNPASRLTALRIKKTLAKMVESQDVKI, encoded by the exons gTCAAAATCTACCCAGCATGCTTCATGGCACAGGAATGAAGGCAAATCCTGaccaaaagaaacaagcaaatgGAGTAACACTTGCTCCAGAGGACACCTTACCTTTTCTTAAGTGCTACTGCTCAGGACATTGTCCAGATGATGCTATTAATAACACATGCAT AACTAATGGGCATTGCTTTGCTATCATTGAGGAAGACGAACATGGAGAACCCACGCTTGCTTCTGGCTGCATGAAGTATGAAGGTTCAGACTTCCAGTGCAAG GACTCGCCTAAAGCACAATTGCGACGAACGATTGAGTGCTGTCGGACTGATTTCTGCAATCAGGATTTACAACCAACATTACCACCACTTGATAGTACAG atggACTTTTTGATGGCAGCATTCGTTGGATGGCAGTGCTGATTTCTATGGCAGTCTGCATAATTGTCATGATCATCTTATTTAGCTGCTTTTGTTACAA GCATTACTGTAAGTCAATGGCAAAGAGACACTGTTATAATCGTGACCTGGAACAAGATGAAGCATTTATTCCAGCTGGGGAGTCATTAAAAGACCTTATTGACCAGTCACAGAGTTCTGGGAGTGGATCAGGACTACCGTTGTTG gTTCAGCGCACTATTGCCAAACAAATTCAGATGGTGAGGCAAGTTGGAAAAGGACGATATGGTGAAGTGTGGATGGGTAAATGGAGGGGTGAAAAAGTTGCAGTGAAAGTGTTTTTCACCACGGAAGAAGCCAGTTGGTTCCGAGAAACAGAGATTTACCAAACTGTTTTAATGCGTCACGAAAACATCCTTG GCTTCATAGCTGCAGATATTAAAGGCACTGGCTCCTGGACACAGCTTTACTTGATTACAGATTACCATGAAAATGGATCATTGTATGATTTTCTGAAATGCACCACGCTAGACAACAGGGCTCTCCTCAAACTGGCGTATTCTGCTGCATGTGGCCTGTGCCATCTACACACAGAAATTTATGGGACACAAGGCAAGCCTGCTATTGCACACAGGGACCTGAAGAGTAAAAACATCTTGATAAAGAAAAATGGAACCTGCTGCATTGCTGACTTGGGTCTTGCAGTCAAGTTTAACAG TGACACAAACGAAGTTGATGTTCCCTTGAATACTAGAGTGGGAACAAAACGTTACATGGCTCCAGAGGTCCTAGATGAAAGCCTGAATAAAAACCATTTCCAGCCATACATCATGGCTGACATCTACAGTTTTGGGCTGATCATTTGGGAAATGGCTCGGCGCTGCGTCACAGGAG GTATTGTTGAAGAGTATCAGTTGCCATATTATGACATGGTGCCAAATGATCCATCCTATGAGGACATGAGAGAAGTGGTGTGTGTCAAACGCCTCCGCCCAGTAGTATCGAATAGATGGAATAGTGATGAA TGTTTAAGAGCAATATTGAAATTAATGTCTGAATGCTGGGCTCATAATCCTGCCTCACGGCTCACTGCCTTGAGGATCAAGAAGACGCTTGCCAAGATGGTGGAGTCACAAGATGTAAAGATTTGA